The following are encoded together in the Proteiniphilum saccharofermentans genome:
- a CDS encoding glycoside hydrolase family 78 protein, with amino-acid sequence MKTKFIFIGCWFVVLLVSAGCAGKSNDGTLSPENLRCEYLINPSGIDIINPHLSWYSASEERNQKQTAYRILVSSSLEKLGSNEGDLWDSKKVGSDESIHIIYNGKELNSEEECFWKVKVWDGEGKESAWSEPAKWSMGLLDEADWEGYWIGLDSLVGNDKQFGLSARYLRKEFAAAEKVKRATAYICGLGLFELYINGNKTGDQVLAPALSEYPKTSYYMTFDVTKEISEGQNAVGVILGSGRYFAPVKWDQNYGFPKMIFQLNIEFADGSRQSIISDTTWNMTADGPITFNNEFDGEEYDARKEMPGWNRVHFNDSRWIKAERVSNPSEKLKAQMIEPIKIIETVKPKAIKEIKPGVYVYDMGQNMVGWIALRVNAPEGTEIKLRFAETIHPDGELNVANLRLAKQTDVYITKGEEMEEWQPSFTYHGFRYVELSGYPGKPDLHMIEGKVVHDNLKVTGQFNCSSDMINRIYNAAYWGIRGNYRSVPTDCPQRDERQAWLGDRSAGSLGESFIFDNNAIYSKWMADISDGQKTSGSISDVNPTYRKVYSDNVTWPSTFIMVPGCLYRQFGNSKVIAGNYDALKRWISHMRDNYMKDDLLPRDSYGDWCMVSEDRSVIHSKDPVTITPGDYLGSSYFYYDLILMEKYAHLLGKTEDAGEFRQLSDKMKEAINRTYLHKDSIYYANNTVTANVVALAFDLPPIALRSKVFDHIVHRIEHDYDGHTSCGAIGQQWLMQTLTDNGRPDLALKIAENTTYPGFGYMLENGATTIWELWNGDTAPPKMNSANHVMLLGDFVTWLYQRLAGINADPDNPGFKNIIMKPIPVEGLDYVHSEYHSIHGLIKSSWKKEGQSFIWDITVPCNTTATVYIAALSEKDVAEGSKRASSAEGVKLIGTDNGYVVYKVGSGNYHFIVE; translated from the coding sequence ATGAAGACAAAATTCATATTTATAGGATGTTGGTTCGTCGTATTACTGGTATCTGCGGGATGTGCAGGAAAAAGTAATGATGGTACTCTTTCCCCTGAAAATTTGCGATGTGAGTATTTGATTAATCCGTCCGGTATTGATATAATCAATCCGCATCTGTCGTGGTATTCCGCTTCAGAGGAAAGGAATCAAAAACAAACGGCATACAGGATACTGGTTTCAAGTTCACTGGAAAAATTAGGTTCGAATGAAGGCGATTTGTGGGATTCAAAAAAAGTGGGGTCGGATGAAAGCATACACATAATCTATAATGGAAAAGAGTTGAATTCGGAAGAAGAGTGCTTTTGGAAAGTGAAGGTGTGGGATGGCGAAGGAAAGGAATCTGCCTGGAGTGAACCGGCAAAATGGAGTATGGGGTTACTGGACGAAGCCGACTGGGAAGGTTATTGGATAGGGTTAGACAGCCTGGTGGGAAATGATAAACAGTTCGGCTTGTCTGCACGCTATCTCAGGAAAGAATTTGCCGCTGCAGAAAAAGTTAAACGGGCAACAGCATATATCTGCGGCCTGGGGTTGTTCGAATTGTATATCAACGGGAATAAAACAGGCGACCAGGTATTGGCCCCGGCATTGTCGGAATACCCGAAAACGTCGTATTACATGACGTTTGATGTTACAAAAGAAATCAGTGAAGGCCAAAATGCCGTGGGAGTCATTCTCGGCAGCGGCCGCTATTTTGCCCCGGTCAAATGGGATCAAAATTACGGGTTTCCTAAAATGATTTTTCAATTAAATATAGAATTTGCTGATGGCAGCAGGCAAAGTATAATAAGCGATACCACATGGAATATGACCGCAGATGGCCCGATTACCTTTAATAATGAATTTGACGGTGAAGAATATGATGCCCGGAAAGAAATGCCGGGCTGGAACAGGGTTCATTTCAATGACTCCCGGTGGATAAAAGCCGAAAGGGTTTCAAACCCGTCGGAGAAATTAAAAGCCCAGATGATCGAGCCCATCAAAATAATAGAAACGGTGAAGCCAAAAGCAATCAAAGAAATCAAACCCGGGGTGTATGTGTATGATATGGGGCAAAACATGGTAGGTTGGATAGCATTAAGGGTCAATGCCCCGGAAGGGACAGAAATAAAATTACGTTTTGCCGAAACGATACATCCGGATGGGGAGCTTAATGTGGCTAACCTTCGGCTGGCAAAACAAACGGATGTGTATATTACAAAAGGCGAAGAAATGGAAGAATGGCAGCCGAGTTTCACCTACCACGGATTCAGGTATGTAGAGCTTAGCGGATATCCGGGTAAACCGGACTTACACATGATCGAGGGAAAAGTGGTTCACGATAACCTTAAGGTAACAGGGCAGTTTAATTGTTCTTCGGATATGATCAATAGGATCTATAATGCTGCCTATTGGGGAATCCGGGGTAATTACCGCAGTGTCCCGACCGATTGTCCCCAGCGCGATGAACGCCAAGCCTGGTTAGGGGATCGATCTGCCGGCTCTTTGGGTGAGAGTTTTATTTTTGATAATAATGCAATTTACTCCAAATGGATGGCTGATATTTCCGACGGACAAAAAACAAGCGGAAGTATCTCCGATGTAAATCCGACGTACAGAAAGGTATATTCCGATAATGTAACCTGGCCTTCGACATTTATCATGGTTCCGGGTTGCCTTTACCGGCAATTTGGGAATAGTAAGGTCATTGCCGGCAATTATGATGCTTTGAAGAGGTGGATTTCCCATATGCGGGATAACTATATGAAAGACGACCTGCTGCCAAGGGACTCGTATGGCGACTGGTGTATGGTTTCAGAAGACAGGAGTGTCATCCATTCCAAGGATCCTGTTACCATCACACCGGGAGATTATCTCGGCTCATCTTATTTCTATTATGACCTCATCCTTATGGAGAAATATGCCCATCTTTTAGGCAAGACAGAAGATGCAGGGGAATTCAGGCAATTATCAGACAAGATGAAAGAGGCTATTAACCGTACTTACCTTCATAAAGACAGCATTTATTATGCGAACAATACCGTAACGGCAAATGTGGTAGCGCTGGCTTTTGACCTTCCCCCGATTGCACTGAGAAGTAAAGTTTTTGATCACATCGTTCACCGCATTGAGCATGATTATGACGGTCATACAAGCTGCGGTGCAATTGGCCAGCAATGGTTGATGCAAACTCTTACCGATAACGGCCGGCCGGATCTGGCGCTAAAAATAGCAGAGAATACAACATACCCGGGTTTTGGATACATGCTTGAAAATGGTGCGACCACAATATGGGAACTCTGGAACGGGGATACTGCGCCGCCAAAGATGAATTCGGCAAACCATGTAATGTTGCTGGGTGATTTTGTGACGTGGCTATACCAACGTTTGGCCGGGATCAATGCCGATCCTGATAATCCGGGCTTTAAAAATATCATCATGAAACCAATCCCGGTGGAAGGATTGGATTACGTGCATTCCGAATACCATTCGATACACGGGTTGATTAAAAGCTCATGGAAGAAAGAAGGCCAATCTTTTATTTGGGATATCACCGTGCCCTGTAATACTACTGCAACCGTTTATATTGCCGCTCTATCAGAAAAAGATGTGGCTGAAGGTAGTAAAAGGGCATCTTCGGCCGAAGGGGTAAAATTAATAGGTACGGATAACGGATATGTCGTTTATAAAGTCGGCTCGGGGAATTATCATTTCATTGTTGAATAA
- a CDS encoding beta-N-acetylhexosaminidase: protein MKKIISCVVVIIVCCNVFATDNVRYGIIPKPKSLKELAGEFKINKHTAIIIPEGDTLVEEIAVDFADRIKTCTGIDIKVRTFPSSGTTPNSIIFKKDEGMGHEEYTLHITPQNIVITATTPNGMYYGIQTIYQLLPAEIYGETKAGGLKWEIPCCEIQDAPTFPYRGLMLDAGRYFMPKELVMKFIDVMSMHKQNFFHWHLTEDQGWRIEIKKYPRLTEIGAFRKESPIGETKEGDGIPHGGFYTQEDVKEVVEYARKRYVTVVPEIELPGHATAAIAAYPELSCFPDREYEVATTWGIKEDVFCPSATTFRFLENVFTELFDLFPSPYYHIGGDECPRARWKESPYCQDLMKVLGLENEDQLQIFFVQRMAKFLKEKGNKTVIGWDEILDGGAVPGTIVMSYRGHNPAVRAAKQGLNTIVTANRWNYLDYYQEDPDTEELSMFLFLPLEKVYNYFPIPDTVPQQYHPYFIGQQGSVWTEYIQTPRRAEYMAFPRAVAMSEVAWCAKEDKDWDSFCKRMVKGFARLDHKDIHYSKAFYNVIFHFDRKADFPKKIRLSIDYPGAEVYYTIDGNRPTIRSLVYSDSITVNQGDIIRAQGFLKNGRKVGKMIEKKF, encoded by the coding sequence ATGAAAAAAATAATTTCTTGTGTAGTTGTAATCATTGTATGTTGTAACGTTTTTGCAACTGACAATGTCCGATACGGGATCATTCCCAAACCGAAGTCATTAAAAGAATTAGCCGGTGAATTTAAAATCAACAAACATACGGCAATTATCATTCCTGAGGGAGACACTCTGGTAGAAGAAATAGCGGTGGACTTTGCCGACCGGATAAAAACCTGTACCGGAATAGATATAAAAGTGCGTACCTTCCCCTCTTCCGGGACAACACCTAACAGCATTATTTTCAAAAAGGATGAAGGAATGGGCCATGAAGAATATACCCTGCATATTACCCCGCAAAATATAGTCATAACGGCTACTACACCCAACGGGATGTATTATGGAATCCAAACGATATACCAGTTGTTGCCTGCCGAGATTTACGGTGAAACAAAAGCAGGTGGTTTGAAATGGGAGATTCCCTGTTGTGAGATACAGGATGCCCCAACGTTTCCGTATCGCGGTCTTATGCTTGATGCCGGACGTTATTTTATGCCCAAAGAACTGGTCATGAAATTTATTGACGTCATGTCCATGCACAAGCAGAATTTCTTTCATTGGCACCTTACGGAAGACCAGGGTTGGCGGATCGAAATAAAAAAATATCCACGGCTAACCGAAATAGGAGCTTTTAGAAAAGAAAGCCCGATAGGGGAAACAAAAGAAGGGGATGGCATTCCCCACGGTGGTTTTTATACCCAGGAAGATGTGAAGGAAGTGGTGGAATACGCCCGTAAAAGATATGTCACTGTTGTTCCTGAGATTGAACTGCCGGGACATGCCACAGCGGCTATTGCCGCCTATCCCGAATTATCCTGCTTTCCCGACAGAGAATATGAAGTGGCGACGACCTGGGGTATCAAAGAAGATGTCTTCTGTCCTTCGGCAACCACCTTCCGGTTCCTCGAAAACGTCTTTACTGAACTGTTCGACCTTTTTCCGTCCCCTTATTACCATATTGGAGGTGACGAATGTCCACGCGCCCGGTGGAAGGAAAGTCCTTATTGCCAGGATTTGATGAAAGTATTGGGATTGGAAAACGAAGACCAGTTGCAGATATTTTTTGTCCAACGTATGGCAAAGTTCCTGAAGGAGAAAGGCAATAAAACCGTGATCGGGTGGGACGAAATTCTTGATGGGGGAGCTGTCCCGGGAACAATTGTCATGTCGTACCGCGGACACAATCCTGCCGTTCGTGCCGCCAAACAAGGCTTGAACACTATTGTGACTGCCAACCGTTGGAATTATCTTGATTATTACCAGGAAGACCCGGATACGGAAGAATTGTCCATGTTTTTGTTTTTGCCGTTGGAGAAAGTGTACAATTATTTCCCGATACCGGATACCGTTCCGCAACAATATCACCCATATTTCATCGGACAACAGGGAAGTGTGTGGACGGAATACATACAAACACCACGCAGGGCGGAATATATGGCTTTCCCAAGGGCTGTGGCCATGTCTGAAGTAGCCTGGTGCGCAAAAGAAGACAAGGATTGGGATTCTTTTTGCAAACGCATGGTCAAAGGGTTTGCACGACTCGATCATAAAGATATCCATTACAGTAAAGCATTCTATAATGTGATTTTCCATTTCGACCGTAAGGCGGATTTTCCTAAGAAAATCCGGTTGAGCATTGACTATCCCGGTGCAGAAGTCTATTATACCATAGATGGTAACCGGCCGACCATCCGTTCACTGGTTTACTCCGACTCCATAACAGTAAACCAGGGTGACATAATCCGTGCCCAGGGATTTCTGAAAAACGGCCGTAAAGTAGGTAAAATGATTGAAAAGAAGTTTTGA
- a CDS encoding neutral/alkaline non-lysosomal ceramidase N-terminal domain-containing protein: MKHLILYILPVIVYVLTFAGCSSSPDQLRCNIGIADITPEESVVLAGFAARKGLSTGIHRPLKTHCIVIENDSVRVCIISNDMMEISINMAGELREEIATQTGIPYDHIFIHSTHTHSAPRAGGSSAEKGGTNYAFVKKLRETVVRNAVQTANNKKAFIPFTIETGKGECEINCNRREKDGPCDHDVYLSHFLDKEKKPIVSLLNFACHPVSLNHRSLVVSTDFPGITVEELSKEWGNDVFYFSGAAGNVDPCGALRTDTSYTQARGMELADAVRNIRTEKIKKSNILRVSSMEVKLPFRVSKITPEIVNDHADEIKQWNAFGTWKNDVERWRSATLEKIAKDEVKNWLPFEIASVNIGGLVLFFSQGEPFNEYQTLLRENNPGITLFFIAYTNGQNSYLPSKYAFGRDAYEYEKEQMHIYIGAPYPLSAEMPVVYEMAMKQVVNDVASNQ, translated from the coding sequence ATGAAACATTTAATATTATATATACTTCCGGTAATTGTATATGTTTTGACGTTTGCGGGTTGTTCTTCGTCCCCTGATCAATTAAGATGCAATATCGGCATTGCGGATATCACACCCGAAGAATCCGTTGTTCTGGCAGGATTTGCTGCGCGCAAAGGACTTTCAACCGGTATTCACAGGCCCTTGAAAACGCATTGTATCGTGATTGAAAACGACTCGGTAAGGGTGTGCATTATCTCCAACGATATGATGGAGATATCCATAAACATGGCCGGCGAATTACGTGAGGAGATAGCTACGCAAACAGGTATCCCATACGATCACATATTTATCCATTCCACCCATACCCATTCCGCTCCGCGTGCAGGCGGAAGCAGCGCGGAAAAAGGAGGAACGAATTACGCTTTTGTAAAAAAGTTACGTGAAACCGTTGTAAGGAATGCGGTGCAGACGGCAAATAACAAAAAAGCTTTTATCCCGTTCACCATTGAAACAGGTAAAGGAGAGTGTGAGATCAATTGCAACCGCAGGGAAAAAGACGGACCCTGCGATCATGACGTGTACCTGTCCCATTTTCTCGATAAGGAGAAAAAGCCCATTGTTTCGCTGCTTAATTTTGCCTGTCATCCGGTCAGCCTGAATCACCGCAGTTTGGTGGTATCTACCGATTTTCCGGGAATAACCGTTGAAGAGTTATCCAAAGAATGGGGAAACGATGTATTCTATTTTTCGGGAGCTGCCGGCAATGTCGATCCGTGCGGAGCACTAAGGACCGACACATCCTATACGCAGGCAAGAGGCATGGAACTGGCGGATGCCGTACGGAATATCCGTACCGAAAAAATAAAAAAGAGTAATATTCTTCGCGTTAGCAGCATGGAGGTGAAATTGCCATTCCGTGTTTCCAAAATTACCCCGGAGATAGTCAACGATCATGCCGACGAAATAAAGCAGTGGAATGCATTCGGTACCTGGAAAAATGATGTGGAAAGATGGCGTTCCGCAACTTTGGAAAAAATCGCAAAAGACGAAGTGAAAAATTGGCTGCCTTTTGAAATAGCAAGCGTAAATATCGGAGGGCTGGTCTTATTCTTCTCACAAGGAGAGCCGTTCAATGAATACCAGACATTGCTTCGTGAAAATAATCCGGGTATCACTCTGTTTTTTATCGCGTATACAAACGGCCAGAATTCTTATCTGCCCAGTAAATATGCCTTTGGGCGTGATGCCTACGAATATGAGAAAGAGCAAATGCATATATACATCGGGGCGCCTTATCCGCTTTCCGCCGAAATGCCGGTAGTCTATGAAATGGCCATGAAACAGGTCGTAAATGATGTAGCCAGTAATCAATGA
- a CDS encoding RagB/SusD family nutrient uptake outer membrane protein, translating into MKKIIYYLVLITIIVFSSCNDDFLDRKPLDKLSEEAVFTNESLMEQYVNALYNVIPHPFTEGTMAAITDEAFFRFGGTSTNYIVRGELSPDNVIFMRDGGPAHNTRMTFLNLWPRVFSYVRDMNLFLSRVDDAPIGEEVKKQLKGEVYFLRAWTYSNLLARYGGVPIIENVFQLGDQYDLVRDNYDDCVDFVISDLNEAINLLDDKPKVQGRVGADICIALKARTYLYAASPLFNDPTDPTGNVFKGTYNKEKWKLARDAAKELIDRANTGAYELAATYDDYWTNTGSKEVIWAKYFLPTSGNLAQLFYAPSRNIGGWVSCTPVENLICDYEMAATGKKPFEEGSGYNPEDPWGGRDPRFYKSILPPETEYMGYVLNMCEPAPENTVLKTNDPYQAEANQCTGYWLRKWLIDDEPVSESVNATLMYPWFRLAEIYLIYAEASLEYNSDVATCAEYINKIRDRADVMMPHVSSSLSVEEMREKLIQERRIEYAFEDQRYFDLRRWKLAEKYENIMTYAIKGIRHDNGTADLQDDRIEWKIAKKGTDGEPDYSECLEKFTVRKFLPQHYLMPIPRNEYTKSEGVIVQNPFYD; encoded by the coding sequence ATGAAGAAGATAATATATTACTTGGTATTAATAACCATCATAGTTTTTTCATCTTGCAATGATGATTTTCTTGACCGGAAACCGCTTGATAAATTATCGGAAGAAGCGGTATTCACGAATGAATCCCTGATGGAGCAATATGTCAATGCACTTTATAATGTGATTCCACACCCCTTTACGGAAGGGACAATGGCGGCCATTACCGATGAGGCTTTTTTCCGCTTCGGGGGTACTTCCACCAATTATATTGTACGGGGTGAATTGTCACCGGATAATGTCATTTTTATGAGGGACGGAGGCCCGGCACATAATACGCGTATGACTTTCCTTAATCTGTGGCCCAGAGTGTTTTCCTACGTCCGCGATATGAACCTTTTCCTTTCACGGGTAGACGATGCCCCCATCGGCGAGGAGGTAAAAAAACAGCTCAAAGGTGAGGTATACTTTCTCCGGGCATGGACCTATTCCAATCTTCTGGCAAGGTACGGCGGCGTCCCGATTATTGAAAATGTTTTTCAGCTTGGCGATCAGTATGATCTGGTAAGGGACAATTATGATGACTGCGTCGACTTTGTGATTTCAGATTTAAACGAGGCGATCAATTTGCTTGACGATAAGCCAAAGGTACAGGGCAGAGTAGGTGCAGACATATGTATAGCATTGAAAGCGCGTACCTATCTGTATGCTGCCAGTCCTCTGTTCAACGATCCTACAGACCCCACCGGGAATGTGTTTAAAGGAACCTACAACAAAGAGAAATGGAAACTGGCACGCGACGCTGCAAAAGAACTGATCGACCGCGCCAATACAGGGGCTTATGAACTTGCCGCCACCTATGATGATTATTGGACAAATACCGGTTCAAAAGAAGTCATCTGGGCAAAATATTTCCTGCCTACTTCCGGTAACCTAGCACAACTCTTTTATGCCCCTTCCAGAAATATTGGCGGATGGGTCAGTTGTACACCGGTTGAAAACTTAATATGCGACTATGAAATGGCTGCAACCGGGAAAAAACCGTTTGAAGAGGGTTCGGGATACAACCCGGAAGATCCCTGGGGTGGACGCGATCCGCGGTTCTATAAATCGATCCTGCCACCGGAAACCGAATATATGGGGTATGTGCTGAATATGTGTGAACCAGCTCCGGAGAATACAGTCCTCAAAACCAATGACCCTTATCAGGCGGAAGCCAATCAATGTACCGGATACTGGTTACGTAAATGGTTGATTGATGATGAGCCGGTAAGCGAATCGGTTAATGCTACGTTAATGTACCCGTGGTTCCGGTTGGCGGAAATATACCTGATCTATGCCGAAGCAAGCCTGGAATACAATAGTGATGTGGCTACTTGTGCGGAATATATTAACAAAATACGCGACCGGGCAGATGTCATGATGCCTCATGTATCTTCGTCCCTGTCAGTCGAAGAAATGAGAGAAAAACTGATCCAGGAACGCCGTATCGAATATGCTTTCGAAGATCAGCGTTATTTTGACCTGCGCCGCTGGAAATTAGCTGAAAAGTATGAAAACATCATGACATATGCGATAAAAGGCATCCGCCATGATAATGGAACTGCCGACCTCCAAGACGATCGAATCGAATGGAAGATCGCTAAAAAAGGGACTGACGGAGAACCTGACTATAGCGAATGTCTTGAAAAGTTCACGGTCCGTAAATTTTTACCTCAGCATTACTTAATGCCTATTCCCCGTAATGAATATACAAAAAGTGAAGGAGTAATCGTACAAAATCCATTTTACGATTAG
- a CDS encoding SusC/RagA family TonB-linked outer membrane protein, which yields MNKLDLSGNRVTDKVCFKQFISLTITLLFIPAFCVKANLNFNDKSFINDLDNDGYGIYEEPLFFQQQKREITGTITDVDGNPVIGANVIEKSEISNGTVTDINGNFKLNVAENAVIHISYIGYLEQDINTTGKDVFNVTLQEDTKALDEVVVVGYGTQKKLTLTGSVVSTTGTSIQKSASVDISSSLAGRMPGVIVNNRSGEPGVEATTIFIRGRSTLGDNSPLIIIDGVPGRESLSFLNPNDIESITILKDASAAIYGSRSANGVILVTTKRGQREKKPEITFSYDLGIQQPTRLLDMVDAPTFAQLYNERNEKLGVTPRYTEEEIRKFADGSDPVLYPNTDWFAEIIKPASFQHKYNLSFAGGTNTVAYFASIGAVTQDGIYRESATKYDQLNLRSNIDVNVTSNFKIGVDVSARIQNKHYSAYPSDEYGIFYRTRDRYPTLASYYPNGLLAGSGNPIALVSDRTGYDKTRLQRLNTTLSADWDLGKFVQGLSVKGHVAYDNTSSFRKKWQTPYTYYVFNETTGEYDQYKSQDVVTPQLLERYVPAWALTLNATMNYDRTFNDMHHVGAVIGFEQSESRNDVLQAERKQYSQDALDELFAGDLDKTYYDNTGSASETARRGFFGRLSYDFKDKYLTQFILRYDGSENFPKDKRWGLFPGLSVGWRLSEEGFIKDNLSFIDNLKIRASYGEQGNDKIDQFQYMTTYQYGRSQVFDGKQVNGIYPGVFPNVNVTWEVAKTYNIGLDGTLWKGKLGFEVEAFKTRRSNILCARNASVPVYTGLTSLPDENIGIVDNKGFEFQLSHAGRSGDFIYNLSGNFLFARNKVVYMDETPYGEGYDYLKLEGHPMGAMLLYEVIGINKTEEDLEKYPQIAASATLGDFIFKQNDPTPSDPNKITSKDMKRMDLTTVPEIVFGLSFDARYKMFDCTLLFQGQGRAKYYISPRIDPAEGNIMQDIADGRWSSSNPTADNPGVGGTINNAGVYPSTYWHRDASFLRLKNIELGVNLPGKSLGGSITGVNNLRIYIGGYNLLTFDKLKIVDPETSDSNAQNYPQVRIFNAGVKLTF from the coding sequence ATGAACAAATTAGATCTGTCAGGTAATAGAGTAACAGATAAAGTATGTTTCAAACAGTTCATTAGTTTGACTATTACTTTATTGTTTATACCTGCATTTTGCGTAAAAGCCAACTTGAACTTTAACGACAAGTCATTTATAAATGATTTAGACAATGACGGATATGGGATATATGAAGAGCCTTTATTCTTTCAGCAACAAAAAAGAGAGATAACAGGCACTATAACCGATGTTGATGGAAATCCGGTCATTGGAGCAAATGTAATAGAAAAAAGCGAAATAAGTAACGGTACGGTAACCGATATAAATGGGAACTTTAAACTGAATGTTGCCGAAAATGCCGTTATTCATATCTCCTATATAGGATACCTGGAGCAAGATATAAATACGACAGGGAAAGATGTTTTCAATGTTACTCTACAAGAAGACACAAAGGCCCTGGACGAAGTGGTGGTAGTAGGGTATGGAACCCAGAAGAAGCTCACACTTACAGGCTCGGTTGTTTCTACCACAGGAACCAGCATTCAAAAAAGCGCATCGGTCGATATCTCATCATCACTTGCAGGACGCATGCCGGGCGTAATTGTCAACAACCGGAGCGGCGAACCGGGTGTGGAAGCAACCACCATATTTATCCGTGGCCGCAGTACATTAGGAGATAACTCTCCGTTGATCATTATTGACGGGGTACCCGGTCGTGAATCACTCAGCTTCTTGAATCCGAATGATATAGAATCCATTACGATATTGAAAGACGCTTCAGCCGCCATTTACGGATCGCGCTCTGCAAACGGCGTTATTCTGGTGACCACGAAACGAGGGCAAAGAGAAAAAAAACCTGAAATCACTTTTTCCTACGATCTTGGGATCCAACAGCCTACCCGTCTGTTGGATATGGTAGATGCTCCTACATTCGCCCAGTTATATAATGAGCGCAACGAAAAATTAGGTGTAACCCCAAGATACACGGAAGAAGAAATCCGAAAATTCGCCGATGGATCGGATCCGGTACTCTATCCTAATACTGACTGGTTTGCCGAAATTATTAAACCGGCATCTTTCCAACACAAATATAATCTTTCTTTTGCCGGTGGAACCAATACAGTGGCTTATTTTGCATCTATAGGCGCAGTTACCCAGGATGGCATTTACCGTGAAAGCGCCACTAAATACGACCAGTTGAATTTACGATCGAATATCGATGTGAACGTTACCTCGAATTTTAAAATCGGGGTAGATGTTTCAGCCCGGATACAAAACAAACACTATTCGGCATATCCCAGTGATGAATACGGTATTTTTTATAGAACCCGCGACAGATACCCAACCTTGGCTTCATATTATCCCAATGGATTACTTGCCGGTTCGGGCAATCCGATAGCGTTGGTGAGTGATCGCACCGGATATGATAAAACCCGTTTACAACGCCTGAATACTACTCTTTCGGCAGACTGGGATTTAGGTAAATTTGTGCAAGGTCTGTCGGTAAAAGGACATGTCGCTTATGATAATACCAGCTCTTTCCGGAAAAAATGGCAAACACCCTACACATATTATGTATTTAATGAAACAACTGGAGAGTATGATCAATACAAATCACAAGATGTGGTTACTCCCCAGTTATTGGAACGGTACGTACCGGCATGGGCATTGACGTTGAATGCCACTATGAATTACGACCGCACCTTCAACGATATGCATCATGTAGGAGCAGTAATAGGGTTTGAACAAAGCGAGTCCCGGAACGATGTTTTGCAAGCTGAACGGAAGCAATACTCTCAGGATGCCTTGGATGAATTATTTGCCGGGGACCTGGATAAGACCTACTATGACAATACCGGCTCGGCATCTGAAACGGCACGAAGAGGTTTTTTCGGGCGACTTTCCTATGATTTTAAAGATAAATATCTGACCCAATTTATTCTACGATACGACGGTTCAGAAAACTTTCCGAAAGATAAACGCTGGGGCCTTTTCCCGGGCCTGTCCGTAGGATGGAGGCTATCTGAAGAAGGATTTATAAAAGATAACCTGTCGTTCATCGATAACCTGAAGATCCGCGCTTCTTATGGCGAACAAGGAAATGACAAGATTGATCAGTTTCAGTATATGACAACCTATCAATACGGACGTTCGCAGGTATTTGACGGCAAACAGGTAAACGGTATTTACCCGGGCGTTTTCCCGAATGTGAATGTAACCTGGGAGGTGGCGAAAACCTACAATATCGGATTGGACGGAACCCTGTGGAAAGGAAAGCTCGGCTTTGAAGTAGAAGCATTTAAAACCCGACGCTCCAATATCTTATGCGCCAGAAATGCTTCCGTTCCGGTTTATACGGGATTGACGTCTCTTCCGGACGAAAATATAGGAATAGTGGACAATAAAGGCTTTGAGTTCCAACTTTCACATGCTGGAAGATCAGGAGATTTCATATATAATCTGTCGGGCAATTTCCTTTTTGCCAGAAATAAAGTTGTTTATATGGATGAAACTCCATATGGAGAAGGGTATGATTATCTGAAACTGGAAGGGCATCCTATGGGAGCGATGTTGCTTTATGAAGTGATCGGAATCAATAAGACGGAAGAAGATCTGGAAAAATATCCTCAAATTGCCGCCAGTGCTACATTAGGGGATTTTATTTTCAAACAGAATGATCCCACTCCTTCCGATCCGAATAAAATTACCAGCAAAGATATGAAACGGATGGATCTGACCACGGTACCGGAAATCGTATTTGGCTTATCATTCGACGCCCGCTATAAAATGTTCGATTGTACACTTCTTTTCCAGGGACAGGGACGGGCAAAATACTATATATCGCCGCGCATCGATCCTGCCGAAGGGAATATCATGCAGGATATTGCCGACGGGCGTTGGTCAAGTAGTAATCCGACAGCGGATAATCCGGGCGTGGGAGGCACCATTAACAATGCCGGTGTATATCCTTCTACCTATTGGCATCGCGACGCTTCATTCTTACGGTTGAAAAATATCGAACTTGGGGTGAATTTACCCGGAAAATCGCTGGGAGGAAGTATAACCGGAGTGAATAACCTACGCATTTATATTGGCGGTTATAACTTACTGACCTTTGATAAATTAAAAATCGTCGATCCGGAGACCAGCGATAGTAACGCGCAAAATTACCCACAAGTAAGAATTTTTAATGCAGGGGTTAAATTAACTTTTTAA